One Gammaproteobacteria bacterium DNA window includes the following coding sequences:
- a CDS encoding DUF721 domain-containing protein yields the protein MKDVNQLLGYPKLAQLMMHLHSVTRLNETLQAILPPPLRGQVTCVKLEKGILTIIAPNGSFSTQIRFSGEAIIAGLNEALTNQPVKTIRCIVRPHAEPEKEKRPEIRRISSAAAEGITASAATMSNDKLRAIWEKLGKSKKLNDR from the coding sequence ATGAAGGACGTAAATCAACTCTTAGGGTACCCAAAATTAGCTCAGCTGATGATGCATTTGCATAGCGTGACCCGTTTAAATGAGACCTTACAAGCCATTCTCCCCCCTCCATTACGTGGCCAGGTGACCTGCGTTAAGTTAGAGAAAGGCATTTTAACGATCATCGCGCCTAATGGCAGCTTTTCCACTCAAATTAGATTCAGCGGCGAGGCCATTATCGCGGGATTGAATGAAGCTCTAACCAACCAGCCTGTTAAAACGATCCGCTGTATCGTCCGTCCACACGCTGAACCAGAAAAAGAAAAACGCCCTGAGATTCGACGCATATCATCAGCAGCAGCTGAGGGTATCACTGCATCTGCAGCAACAATGAGCAATGATAAACTACGGGCCATTTGGGAAAAACTAGGAAAAAGTAAAAAACTAAACGACAGGTAA
- the lpxC gene encoding UDP-3-O-acyl-N-acetylglucosamine deacetylase, translating into MIKQRTIREIHAMGVGLHTGKKVSLTLQPAPVDTGIVIRRDDIKPAVEIKAHTKNIGDTRLNTCLVKNDVRISTVEHLLSAFAGLGIDNAYVTLNAPEVPIMDGSAGPFVFLAQAAGIVVQDAPKRFIRIKKAIEVKHEDKWARLEPHSGAVYGMTIDFPHPVIRAGNQSFEFNHTGNAYIKEISRARTFGFLSEYEYLRRNNLALGGSLDNAIVLDEYRILNEDGLRFSDEFVRHKILDAIGDLYQLGHSMIGRFVGYKSGHAINNELMGTLLADKSAWEIVTFENAKQIPSGFAEGLPVV; encoded by the coding sequence ATGATAAAACAACGGACAATTCGCGAAATACACGCTATGGGCGTCGGGTTGCACACAGGTAAAAAAGTATCTTTAACTTTACAACCAGCTCCAGTTGATACTGGCATTGTTATTCGTCGTGATGATATAAAACCTGCTGTTGAAATTAAAGCACACACAAAAAATATTGGTGATACTCGATTAAATACCTGTCTTGTCAAAAATGATGTGCGTATTTCTACCGTTGAGCATTTGCTTTCAGCCTTTGCAGGTCTTGGTATTGATAATGCTTATGTAACTTTAAATGCACCTGAAGTTCCAATTATGGATGGCAGTGCTGGGCCGTTTGTTTTTTTAGCTCAAGCAGCAGGAATTGTTGTTCAGGATGCACCTAAGCGTTTTATTCGAATTAAAAAAGCCATTGAAGTCAAACATGAAGATAAGTGGGCTCGCCTTGAGCCGCACAGTGGTGCAGTGTACGGGATGACCATCGATTTCCCACACCCTGTTATTCGTGCAGGAAATCAATCATTTGAATTTAATCACACGGGAAATGCTTATATTAAAGAGATAAGCCGGGCAAGAACGTTTGGATTTTTATCAGAATATGAATATCTTCGTCGCAATAATTTAGCTTTAGGTGGCAGTCTCGATAATGCGATTGTGCTCGATGAATATCGTATTTTAAACGAAGATGGTTTGCGTTTTAGTGATGAATTTGTTCGACATAAAATTCTCGATGCGATCGGTGATTTGTATCAATTAGGCCATAGTATGATTGGTCGATTTGTAGGTTATAAGTCCGGGCACGCGATAAATAATGAGTTGATGGGGACATTATTAGCAGATAAAAGTGCTTGGGAAATTGTGACGTTTGAAAATGCTAAACAAATTCCATCGGGATTTGCAGAGGGTTTACCTGTCGTTTAG